A segment of the Microbacterium luteolum genome:
CTTCGGCTTGACGATGTACATCGAGCCCGTGCGCGAGTTGCGTCCGCGGTTCGGCCCGTCGAGCTCGGGGAGGGTGCCGAGGGCTGTCATGATCGCGTCGAGCATCCCCTCGAAGGTCTGCTCGCCGTCGCGGTCGAGCACAGCGTCGGTGCGCATGAGGTGGCCGACGTTGCGGACGAAGAGGACCGCTCGTCCCGGCAGCGTCAGCTCGTCTCCGCCGGGCGTGCGGTAGGTGCGGTCGGGGGCGAGCTCGCGGAGGAACGTGCGCCCGGCCTTGGTGACGGACTCGGTGAGCGTGCCGTCCATGAACCCGCGCCAGTTGCGGTAGCCGAGGGCCTTGTCGTCGGCGTCGACGGCGGCGACCGAGTCCTCCAGATCGAGGATCGCGGTGAGTGCGGACTCGAGGAGGATGTCCTGCACGCCCGCCTCCTCGGTGCGCCCGATCGAGCCCTCGTGGTCGATCACGATCTCGGCGTGCAGGCCGTGGTGACGCAGCAGCACGGCGGTCGGGGCGTCGGCTTCTCCAGTGAAGCCGACGAAGCCCTCCGGGGCGGCGAGGCGGCGGTCGCCCCCGGGCGTCTGCACCGCGAGGCCGTCCGCGTCCACGCGGTAGCCCGTCGCGTCGTGGTGCGAACCCGCAGCCAGCGGGGCGATCTCGTCGAGCAGGTCCCGCCCGCGGGCGACGACCGCGGCGGCGCGGACCGGGTTGTGCTGGTCGCCGGGAGCCAGGTCGCCGGTCTGGTCGACGGCGTCGGTGCCGTACAGCGCGTCGTACAGGGAGCCCCAGCGGGCGTTGGCGGCGTTCAGCGCGAACCGGGCGTTCAGCAGCGGAACGACCAGCTGCGGGCCGGCCATCGTCGCGATCTCCGCGTCGACGTCCTCCGTCGTCACGGAGACGGCATCCGGAACCGGGACGAGATAGCCGATCTCGGTGAGCAGAGCCCGGTACGCGTCGCGGTCGGGGGCGCCGGGGTTCGCGCGGTGGAAGTCGTCGATGCGCTGCTGGAGCTCGGCACGTCTCTGCAGCAGCTGCGCGTTCCGAGGACCGAGGTCGTGGATGATCGCACTGGCCTCGCGCCAGAAGGCCTCGGAGTCGCGCCCGGCGTCGGCGAGCGACGCCTCGGCGAACTCGACGATCGGCGCGGCCACCGAGAGGTCTGCTCGGGTGAGATACGAGGTCATGCGGGCATTCCTTCTCTTCGGGCGCCGAGGCGCTGCAGTGTCTCGAGGGCGATCTCCGCATCCTGCACGGGCGTTCCTCCGGCCACACCCAGCCCGCCGACGTGCACGTCGCCGAAGAAGATCGGCACGCCGCCGTCGACGGTCGTGAGGGTGCCGCCGGTGGCGAGCGGCAGGGTGATGCTGAGCGCTTCCGGGATCATCCCGGTGCGACGACGAGTGGATGCCGAGGTCGCGGCCTTGCGGCGGCTGGTCTCGGCGCTGTGCGGGGTGGCTCCATCGGTCATGCCGTAGGCGATGAGCGTCATCGAAGGATCGGCGACGGCGACGACGGTCTTGACGCCGTGGCTCTCTCCCACCTCCATCGCGATGGCGACGGCGCGGACGGCCGTCTCGTAGTTGATCGCGGCGATCTGGCGGTGGGTAGACACGATGTCTCCTCTTCTCGATCTCAACTATTCACACAGCGAACGCTAACTTCCGTATGACGGAATCATATGCCACCGGGCTCGGCCGGTTCAACCGTGCTTCTACACTGGATGCCGTGACCGCACTCGACGCAGACCGCCAGACGCTTCTCGACCTGATCAAGGACGAGGCGGTGTTCCACGGCGACTTCACCCTCTCCAGCGGCAAGAAGGCGACGTACTACGTCGACATGCGCAAGCTGACCCTCGATCACCGGGCTGCTCCCGCGATCGGGCGGATCATGCTCGACCTCATCGGCGACCTCGACATCGTCGCCGTCGGCGGGCTCACGCTCGGCGCCGACCCGATCGCGAACTCGGTGCTGCACGCCTCGGTCGCCGCCGACCGCCCCCTCGACGCGTTCGTCGTGCGCAAGGAGCCGAAGGACCACGGCCGCGGCCGTCAGATCGAGGGTGCCGACGTCAAGGGCAAGCGCGTCGTCGTGCTGGAGGACACATCCACCACCGGGCAGTCCGCCCTCAAGGCCGTCGAGGCCCTCCGTCGCGAAGGTGCCGAGATCGTCGCCGTCGCCGTCATCGTCGACCGCAAGACCGGTGCCCAGGCCGCGATCGAAGCCGAGGGCCTCGAGTGGCGTGCCGCCTTCGACCTCGACGACCTCGGACTCGACCCGCAGTGACTCGCTATGCCCTGGCCGTCGATGTGGGCGGCACGAAGATGGAGGCCGCGCTCGTCGGCGAAGACGGCGCGCTCGTCGCGGGCAGCCGCAGCAGGCAGGCGACCGGCCGTCAGGCGACCTTCGAGTCGCTGACCGCCGCCGTGCAGGCGATCGTCGCTCACGCGCTCGCCGCCCTGCCCGACGGTGCCGAGGTCGTCGGCGCCGGAGCGGGAAGCGCCGGACCCATCGACCGTGTCGCAGGCGCGATCATGCCCGTGAACATGCCTCTGGCGCGGGGTTTCGGCCTGGCCGCGGCAGTGCGCGAGGCGGCGTCCGCCGGCGTGGGGCGCGAGGTGCCGACCGTGCTCGGGCACGACGGCGGAGCCCTCGCGCTCGCCGAATCGTGGCTCGGTGCCACGCAGGATGCCGGTGCGTCCCTGTCGATCGTCGTGTCGACGGGTGTCGGCGGCGGGTTTGTCGTGAACGGCGCCTACATCCCCGGTGCCACCGGCAATGCCGGCCATCTGGGCCAGGTGCGCCGCGAGGGCGGGCTGACGCTCGAGGAGATCGCCTCCGGCCCCGCGAGCGCGGCCTGGGCGCAGCAGCAGGGCTGGAACGGCGCGACCGGCGAGGATCTCGCCCGGGATGCTGCAGCGGGCGTCGCCGTCGCGCGCGCTGCGATCGAGCGCTCGGCGAAGGCCGTCGGCGAGGCGCTGGCGGATGCCGCGACCCTCGTCGACCTCGACACGGTCGCCATCGGCGGGGGGTTCTCCCGCGTCTCCGACGACTACATCGACCTCGTGCAGCAGGCGCTCACCGCGAGCGCCGCCCACGAGTACTCCCGTCGTGCGCGCGTCGTGCGCTCCGGTCTGGGCGATGAAGGTCCGCTGATCGGCGCTGCGGCCCTCGTGCTGCGCTAGCTGCTCGCGGTGACGAGGTGGCGGGGCGGTCCTTCGAGCCTCGCGATCGCGATCTTCACTCCGGTGACCTCGTCGGCCAGGGCGTCGATGCGGGCGCTGAGCTTCTCCTCGACAGAGTCGATGCGGGCGCTGAGCTTCTTGTCGACGGCGTCGATGCGCTCGTCGATGTGGCGCACCATCCAGGCGAAACCCGCGAACAGGCTCGCCCCGAGGGTCAGCACGATGCCGATCGCGCTGATGACGATCGTCAAGGTCTCTGCGGACACGTACACGCTCCCATTCTGCGGCTCAGGTTCGGGATACGCCAGCAGGTTATCGAAGAAACCAATATTCCCGGTGACCAGGAAAATACGTGCTCAGCGATGGTGGACGAAGTGACCATTGCGCCGCGCTGTGGAGGAGAAGTCGCGCCGGTCAGTTCGTCGTGGAGGTCCTCTGCCGCGCCCGTGCCGCGATCAGCACGAGCACCGGCACGACGGCGCACAGCGCGGCCGAGACGATCAGCGTCGTGCTCGATGCCGGGTCGCGGCCGATCAGCAGCACGAGGCTCGGGACGAACGTGCCGCCCACGGCTCCGCACGCCACCAGGGTGCCCGTCACGGCGGCGCTGCGCGCGGCGTCGAGACGGTCGAGTGCGAGTCCGAGGATGAGGCCGTAGCTCGGAGCCAGGAGGACCACGGATGCCGCGAGGGCGACGAGTGCGCCCGCGGGCGCATCGTTCACCAGCAGCCCCGCGGCAGTCATCAGACAGGCGGCGCCGATCGTACCGACGGCGAGGATCGCGCTCGGCGACACCGCGCGGCGTCGGAGCCCGGCGGCCCCGAACCGGCCGACGGCCATCAGCGCCCAGAAGGCGGAGGTCCCGAGGGCTGCGGCGGCAGGGTCGAGGGTGAGTGCTCGCGCCGGGATGACCGCCGACCATCCGGACAGCACGGTCTCGACGCCGACGTACAGCGGTAGGGCGATCGCGAACGGCAGAAGCGGGAGCAGCGCCCGCACCTCGCGTCGCGCAGGCGCATCGGACGCGGATGCCGACGGCTCGTGCCCTCCCGCGAGCAGGGCGATGGTTCCGAGGGGGACGACGGCGAGGATGCTGAGCACCGGCATCGCCGCAGCTCCGGCGGCCACGGCGAGCGGCGTGAGCGCGGCGCAGACGGCCACGGTGCCCATGAGCGCGCTGAGCAGCCCGGTCGCGCTGCCGGTCGCCGCGGCCTTGGCGGCGACGGAGCCCGCGGCCTCGACGAGCCCGAACCCGAGTCCTGCCAGCGCGGCTGCGGCGATGAAGAGTGCAGGGTCGCCCGCCCATGCGGCGGCGACGAGCGCGACCGCCTGGAGCGCGCTGCCGAGGATCAGCGTCACTCGCGCGGGACGCCGCACGAGCAGCGGTCCGGAGAGCAGCACGCCGACGAGGAGCCCGGCGAACAGCGCCGGCACGGCTGCGCTGAGCTCGGCCGACAGCATCCGCTCCGCCGACGGCAGCACCGCGGGGATGAACGCCGCGGTCACGCCGAGGCTCGCGAAGGCGGCGAAGAGCCCTGTGCGGTTGCGGCTGCTCGTCACGCGCCGCCCGCTCTGACGCGGTGCACGGCGGCGTAGGTGTCGCGCAGCGCCTCCATCGAGCGGTCGTAGTTCGACTGGGCGACGCCGATGAAGATGCAGTCGACGACCATGAGCTGGGCGATCCGGCTGCCGAGAGCCCCCGAGCGGAACCCGGTCTCCCTGGCTGCCGTGGTGAGCACGATGTCGGCCTGGTCGGCGAGCGGAGCTCCGGCGTGGTTGGTGATCGCGATCGTGGTGGCTCCCGCGCGGCGGGCCAGCAGGAGGAACTCGATCGTGTCGGTCGTCGCGCCGCTGTGCGAGACCGCGATGGCGACGTTGCCGGGTCCGAGGGTGGCCGCGGACGTCCACGCGGCATGCGGATCGGACCAGTCCAGGGCGGTCCGGCCGATGCGGGTGAGCTTGCGCTGCAGGTCGAGCCCGACGATCGAGCTCGCGCCGACGCCGAAGATGTCGACCCTCGACGTGGAGTTGATCGCGTCGACGGTCGCGCGCAGCGCGTCGGTGTCGAGCACCTTGGCGGTGTCGGCCAGCGACAGGGTCTCGGCGAGCGACACCTTCGCGACGATGTCGGCGAGGGTGTCGTTGCGGTCGATGTCGCCGGAGACGTCGGGGAGGGCCGCGGTGTCGAAGGTCTCGCGCTCCACGTCGCGCAGGACGTGGTTGCGCAGCTCGCGCACGTGGTCGTAGCCGAGCCGCTTGCAGAATCGCACGACGGAGGTGGTCGAGGTGTCGCACCGCTGCGCCAGTTCGGCGATGGACAGCCCTGCCGTCTCGGCGGGGCTCGCGAGGAAGAGATCGGCGATCCGCTGCTCGCTGGGGCGCAGCTCGGGGCGGATCGCGCGCATGCGCACGAGAACAGGGTGCCCGCCGGCGTCGTCGAGGGCGGCGTGATGGGGCATGGAGGTCTCCGATCGATGTTTCATAACACTAGAGGAACTTCTGTTACATAAGAAGTGAGTTTCGTGTACTTTTGGTACCACCAAGACCGACGATGTTCGCGGGCGAGCAGGCGCAAGCGCCTCCCCGACGCCACGGCGACGCGTCCCAGCCAGCAGGAGGAATCAGCAATGAGCACAGCACGGCGGGCGTCACTGGGCGCTCTCACCGCGACGGGCGCCATCTTGGCCCTCGTCATGACCGGGTGCTCCGCCCCGGCATCCGATCCGTCCCCCTCGGAGGGCACCGCAGGCGGCGATCTCGTCATCGGCGTCACCAGCGACCCCGACACCCTGTTCCCCTGGAAGGCCACGCAGTTCCAGGCCGTCAACGTCCTGCAGAACCTCTACGGCACCCTCACCGAGTTCGACGAGGAGCTCAACGTCGTCCCCGGGCTGGCCGAGTCCTGGGACGTCTCGGAGGACGGGCTCACCGTCACCCTCAAGCTGCGCGAGGGCGTGACCTTCGCGGATGGCAGCACGTTCGGATCCGAGGACGTCAAGTACTCGCTCGACGCGATCGCCCTCGAGGCCACCGCCGCCGTCGCACGCAGCTCGCTCGCGTCGGTCACGGCCGTCGAGGCGACCGACGAGTCGACCGTGACGCTCACGCTGAGCGCCCCCGACGCCGCGCTTCCCGCCAACCTCGCCGTGATCAACATGGCGATGCTCTCCTCGGACGACACCGAGGAGGCGCTGAACACCACGCCGAACGGCACCGGACCCTTCGTCCTCGAGGACCGTTCGCCGAGCCAGTCGCTCACGCTCGCGAAGAACGACGACTACTGGGGCGACACCGCGCTGCTCGACACGGTCGAGTTCCGCGTCATCCCCGACGAGTCCTCGATCGTCTCGGCGATGCAGTCCGGCAACGTCCAGCTCGCCGTGTTCGACGACCCGCTGGTCGCCCAGACCGCCGAGGGCGCGAACGTCGAGGTCGCGACCACCCCGCAGCTCAGCTACCACGCCCTGCAGCTGAACGCGACGCGCGGCGACCTCGCCGACGTCAACGTGCGTCTCGCCATCCAGTGCGCGATCGACCGTCAGGAAGTCCTCGACACCGCCGCCCTCGGCGAGGGAGAGGTCACGGGGCCGATCACGTCGCCGGCGTACAAGTCCGACCCCGACGCGCGCCCCTGCCCGGAGCGCGACCTCGACAAGGCGGCCGAGTACCTGAAGAAGGCGGGCAAGGAGGACGGCGTCACGATCAACGCGATCGTCTCGCAGGGCGAGTACGCCACCTCGGTGAACGAGGCCCAGAACCTCAAGGCCCAGCTCGCCGACGCCGACATCACCCTCGAGATCGAGGTGCTCGAGTCCGGTGCGTTCGTCGACCGCTGGATCGCCGCGGACTTCGATGCCGCGGTCGCCCTCAACGGCGGACGCCCCGACCCCGACGGCATGTACGGCCGGTACTTCACCAGCACCGGAAACCTGAACAAGGTCGCCGGGTACTCCTCGCCCGAGCTCGACGCGCTGTTCGCCGAGGGCCGTCAGACGGCGGATGCCGATGAGCGCAAGGACATCTACGCGCAGGTCTCCGAGAACCTCGAGGACAACGCCGCGTGGATCTGGCTGTTCACCAGCTACACCTACACCGCGACGGCGTCGTCCGTCGACGGTTTCGTTCCGATGGTGAACGGCTCGCTCCAGTACCTGCGGACGACCTCCATCAAGTAGCGGACGGATGCGGCGCCGGTGCACGACCGGCCGGCGCCGCCTCCTCCCCGACGACAGGCAGCCTCACACTCGCATGTTCAGACAGATCCTCCGCAACACCGTGCTGCGCCGCATCCTCGCAGCCCTCGGCACGCTCCTCGGCGTGGCCGTCTTCGTCTTCCTGATGCTGCGCGCCATCCCCGGCGACCAGATCAGCTCGGGCCTCGGCACCGAGGCAGCCGCCCTCACACCCGCGCAGCGCGCCGCTCTCGAGGCCTACTACGGTCTCGACCAGCCGCTGTTCGTGCAGTTCTTCTCGTGGCTCGGCAACATCTTCACCGGCAACCTCGGCTTCTCCTCGCGCGCGCAGACCAGCGTGCTCGACCTCACCCTCGCCGCCCTGCC
Coding sequences within it:
- a CDS encoding MFS transporter, producing the protein MTSSRNRTGLFAAFASLGVTAAFIPAVLPSAERMLSAELSAAVPALFAGLLVGVLLSGPLLVRRPARVTLILGSALQAVALVAAAWAGDPALFIAAAALAGLGFGLVEAAGSVAAKAAATGSATGLLSALMGTVAVCAALTPLAVAAGAAAMPVLSILAVVPLGTIALLAGGHEPSASASDAPARREVRALLPLLPFAIALPLYVGVETVLSGWSAVIPARALTLDPAAAALGTSAFWALMAVGRFGAAGLRRRAVSPSAILAVGTIGAACLMTAAGLLVNDAPAGALVALAASVVLLAPSYGLILGLALDRLDAARSAAVTGTLVACGAVGGTFVPSLVLLIGRDPASSTTLIVSAALCAVVPVLVLIAARARQRTSTTN
- the pyrE gene encoding orotate phosphoribosyltransferase, whose amino-acid sequence is MTALDADRQTLLDLIKDEAVFHGDFTLSSGKKATYYVDMRKLTLDHRAAPAIGRIMLDLIGDLDIVAVGGLTLGADPIANSVLHASVAADRPLDAFVVRKEPKDHGRGRQIEGADVKGKRVVVLEDTSTTGQSALKAVEALRREGAEIVAVAVIVDRKTGAQAAIEAEGLEWRAAFDLDDLGLDPQ
- a CDS encoding malate synthase G encodes the protein MTSYLTRADLSVAAPIVEFAEASLADAGRDSEAFWREASAIIHDLGPRNAQLLQRRAELQQRIDDFHRANPGAPDRDAYRALLTEIGYLVPVPDAVSVTTEDVDAEIATMAGPQLVVPLLNARFALNAANARWGSLYDALYGTDAVDQTGDLAPGDQHNPVRAAAVVARGRDLLDEIAPLAAGSHHDATGYRVDADGLAVQTPGGDRRLAAPEGFVGFTGEADAPTAVLLRHHGLHAEIVIDHEGSIGRTEEAGVQDILLESALTAILDLEDSVAAVDADDKALGYRNWRGFMDGTLTESVTKAGRTFLRELAPDRTYRTPGGDELTLPGRAVLFVRNVGHLMRTDAVLDRDGEQTFEGMLDAIMTALGTLPELDGPNRGRNSRTGSMYIVKPKMHGPEEVAFTAELFGRVEQLLGLPARAMKIGIMDEERRTSVNLAACIAAASDRVVFINTGFLDRTGDEIHTSLHAGPFLPKAGIKAQPFMTAYEARNVAIGLAAGLGGRAQIGKGMWAEPDLMHDMLEKKIAHVRSGASTAWVPSPTAATLHALHYHQVDAFAVRETLPAVDETSLDVLLTPPLAGEGDLTPEVVVDEIDNNVQSILGYVVRWIDQGIGVSKVPDIRGVGLMEDRATLRISSQLLANWLTHGVITEAQIDDSLRRLAPVVDAQNAGDAAYEPLAFPEGGRPGIAYTAARRLIVEGAAQPSGYTEPLLHGLRREKKAEQAAAVGARN
- a CDS encoding MurR/RpiR family transcriptional regulator yields the protein MPHHAALDDAGGHPVLVRMRAIRPELRPSEQRIADLFLASPAETAGLSIAELAQRCDTSTTSVVRFCKRLGYDHVRELRNHVLRDVERETFDTAALPDVSGDIDRNDTLADIVAKVSLAETLSLADTAKVLDTDALRATVDAINSTSRVDIFGVGASSIVGLDLQRKLTRIGRTALDWSDPHAAWTSAATLGPGNVAIAVSHSGATTDTIEFLLLARRAGATTIAITNHAGAPLADQADIVLTTAARETGFRSGALGSRIAQLMVVDCIFIGVAQSNYDRSMEALRDTYAAVHRVRAGGA
- a CDS encoding ABC transporter substrate-binding protein encodes the protein MSTARRASLGALTATGAILALVMTGCSAPASDPSPSEGTAGGDLVIGVTSDPDTLFPWKATQFQAVNVLQNLYGTLTEFDEELNVVPGLAESWDVSEDGLTVTLKLREGVTFADGSTFGSEDVKYSLDAIALEATAAVARSSLASVTAVEATDESTVTLTLSAPDAALPANLAVINMAMLSSDDTEEALNTTPNGTGPFVLEDRSPSQSLTLAKNDDYWGDTALLDTVEFRVIPDESSIVSAMQSGNVQLAVFDDPLVAQTAEGANVEVATTPQLSYHALQLNATRGDLADVNVRLAIQCAIDRQEVLDTAALGEGEVTGPITSPAYKSDPDARPCPERDLDKAAEYLKKAGKEDGVTINAIVSQGEYATSVNEAQNLKAQLADADITLEIEVLESGAFVDRWIAADFDAAVALNGGRPDPDGMYGRYFTSTGNLNKVAGYSSPELDALFAEGRQTADADERKDIYAQVSENLEDNAAWIWLFTSYTYTATASSVDGFVPMVNGSLQYLRTTSIK
- a CDS encoding GlcG/HbpS family heme-binding protein, which translates into the protein MSTHRQIAAINYETAVRAVAIAMEVGESHGVKTVVAVADPSMTLIAYGMTDGATPHSAETSRRKAATSASTRRRTGMIPEALSITLPLATGGTLTTVDGGVPIFFGDVHVGGLGVAGGTPVQDAEIALETLQRLGARREGMPA
- a CDS encoding ROK family protein — protein: MTRYALAVDVGGTKMEAALVGEDGALVAGSRSRQATGRQATFESLTAAVQAIVAHALAALPDGAEVVGAGAGSAGPIDRVAGAIMPVNMPLARGFGLAAAVREAASAGVGREVPTVLGHDGGALALAESWLGATQDAGASLSIVVSTGVGGGFVVNGAYIPGATGNAGHLGQVRREGGLTLEEIASGPASAAWAQQQGWNGATGEDLARDAAAGVAVARAAIERSAKAVGEALADAATLVDLDTVAIGGGFSRVSDDYIDLVQQALTASAAHEYSRRARVVRSGLGDEGPLIGAAALVLR